Proteins from one Homalodisca vitripennis isolate AUS2020 chromosome 3, UT_GWSS_2.1, whole genome shotgun sequence genomic window:
- the LOC124358754 gene encoding uncharacterized protein LOC124358754, producing the protein MLRNFLSLLGRNEISVVSSRHASRMLPSGLRLDITKEDLDDTLDFLNWTFLREEPLVKAMEIKDTCDLQRYMKRHAQQCTALKLQDKNCQTLAVALCNVINPKSSDDVRTFAECSICDQRTKRLLNLWADISDSHNLYKCFKVREIWEISIMATAPSFRGKGFGKMLLKEARHLGKQEGLSITRVDCTNHHTANLAYDLKFVTLPPRHVLTYRDRRGTPWLPACPPHPQGHVVVAYDFLT; encoded by the exons atgttgagaAATTTTCTGTCTTTATTGGGTCGAAATGAAATTTCTGTTGTTTCTTCAAGGCATGCGTCAAGG ATGTTGCCGTCCGGCTTACGTCTGGATATAACGAAGGAAGACCTGGACGACACGTTGGATTTCCTCAACTGGACGTTCTTGCGCGAGGAACCGCTGGTCAAGGCCATGGAAATCAAGGACACCTGTGACCTGCAGCGCTACATGAAGCGGCATGCTCAGCAATGCACAGCCTTGAAGTTGCAGGATAAGAACTGCCAGACATTAGCTGTGGCGCTCTGCAACGTCATCAACCCCAAGTCTTCCGACGATGTTCGGACATTCGCag AGTGCAGTATATGCGACCAAAGGACAAAGCGACTGCTGAACCTGTGGGCAGATATCTCGGACAGCCATAATCTGTATAAGTGTTTCAAAGTGCGGGAGATTTGGGAGATATCCATAATGGCCACTGCGCCGAGTTTTCGAGGCAAGGGTTTTGGCAAGATGCTCCTGAAGGAGGCTCGTCATCTTGGGAAACAG GAGGGGCTCTCCATTACCCGCGTGGACTGCACAAATCACCACACTGCCAATCTGGCATACGACCTCAAGTTTGTCACGTTGCCTCCTCGCCACGTGCTTACTTACAGAGACAGGAGGGGCACGCCTTGGCTGCCTGCCTGCCCTCCCCACCCTCAGGGCCACGTGGTTGTCGCCTACGACTTCCTCACTTGA